A genomic stretch from Thauera sp. GDN1 includes:
- a CDS encoding acyl-CoA thioesterase, with amino-acid sequence MDLPAHQLTMTVLMTPDTANFSGKVHGGAILKLLDQVAYACASRYAGHYVVTLSVDQVMFRQPIQVGELVTFLASVNHTGNSSMEVGIKVVAEDIRAKVVRHVNSCFFTMIAVDDEGRPTKVPALEPRTPDERRRFAEAEVRRAMRREMERKFAEVHGGN; translated from the coding sequence ATGGACCTGCCCGCCCACCAGCTCACCATGACCGTCCTGATGACGCCCGACACCGCGAACTTTTCGGGCAAGGTCCACGGCGGCGCCATCCTCAAGCTGCTCGACCAGGTGGCCTACGCCTGCGCCAGCCGCTACGCCGGCCACTACGTGGTCACGCTCAGCGTCGACCAGGTGATGTTCCGCCAGCCCATCCAGGTCGGCGAGCTCGTCACCTTCCTCGCCTCGGTCAACCACACCGGCAACTCGTCGATGGAAGTGGGCATCAAGGTCGTCGCCGAGGACATCCGCGCCAAGGTCGTACGCCATGTGAATAGCTGCTTCTTCACCATGATCGCGGTCGATGACGAAGGCCGCCCGACCAAGGTGCCGGCGCTGGAACCCCGCACGCCCGACGAACGCCGGCGCTTTGCCGAAGCCGAGGTGCGCCGCGCGATGCGGCGCGAGATGGAGCGCAAGTTCGCCGAGGTGCATGGCGGGAACTGA
- a CDS encoding CoA-acylating methylmalonate-semialdehyde dehydrogenase: MGIHWTTAPARVSHWIDNEIHQGGGEGSSPVFDPALGRVARAVDLATQAEVDAAVASAVRAQASWAEHAPQRRARVLFRMKALVEQYADDLARLITREHGKTFPDAQGEVQRGLEVIEFACGIPQLLKGQHSAEVGGGIANWSQRMPIGVAAGITPFNFPFMVPMWMAPVAIACGNAFILKPSERDPSPSLLTAELFREAGLPAGVFNVVQGDRTAVDALLAHPDVAAVSFVGSTPIARHIHETAARHGKRVQALGGAKNHMVVMPDADLDQAADGLIGAAYGSAGERCMAISVAVAVGSIADELVARVKARAQVLRVDDGEAPGADMGPVVTAEAKARIEAYIAAGVEAGAELVLDGRGLTVPGREHGFFVGPTLFDHVCPGMKIYDEEIFGPVLCVVRVPTFADAVALINAHAFGNGVACYTRDGRTAQAFANRIQVGMVGINVPIPVPMAWHSFGGWKQSLFGDHHAYGEEGVRFYTRYKSIMQRWPDSGSKGPEFVMPVN; the protein is encoded by the coding sequence ATGGGCATTCACTGGACGACTGCGCCCGCGCGCGTGAGTCACTGGATCGACAACGAAATCCACCAGGGCGGGGGCGAGGGCAGCAGCCCGGTGTTCGACCCCGCGCTCGGCCGGGTGGCGCGCGCGGTGGACCTGGCGACGCAGGCCGAGGTCGATGCCGCGGTGGCGTCCGCCGTGCGTGCGCAGGCGAGCTGGGCCGAGCATGCGCCGCAGCGCCGGGCGCGTGTGCTGTTCAGGATGAAGGCGCTGGTCGAGCAGTACGCCGACGACCTCGCCCGCCTGATCACCCGCGAGCACGGCAAGACCTTTCCCGACGCCCAGGGCGAGGTGCAGCGGGGGCTGGAGGTGATCGAGTTCGCCTGCGGCATCCCGCAGCTGCTCAAGGGCCAGCACTCGGCCGAGGTCGGCGGCGGCATCGCGAACTGGAGCCAGCGCATGCCGATCGGGGTGGCGGCCGGCATCACGCCGTTCAACTTCCCCTTCATGGTGCCGATGTGGATGGCACCGGTGGCGATCGCCTGCGGCAATGCCTTCATCCTCAAGCCCTCCGAGCGCGATCCCTCGCCCTCGCTGCTGACCGCCGAGCTGTTCCGCGAGGCCGGGCTGCCGGCGGGCGTGTTCAACGTGGTGCAGGGCGATCGGACCGCGGTGGACGCGCTGCTCGCGCACCCCGATGTCGCCGCCGTGAGCTTCGTCGGCTCGACGCCGATCGCCCGCCACATCCACGAGACCGCGGCGCGCCACGGCAAGCGCGTGCAGGCGCTGGGCGGGGCCAAGAACCACATGGTGGTGATGCCCGACGCCGACCTCGACCAGGCCGCCGACGGCCTGATCGGCGCCGCCTACGGCTCGGCCGGCGAGCGCTGCATGGCGATCTCGGTGGCGGTCGCGGTGGGTTCGATCGCCGACGAGCTGGTGGCGCGGGTCAAGGCGCGCGCGCAGGTGCTGCGCGTCGACGACGGCGAGGCGCCGGGCGCGGACATGGGGCCGGTGGTCACCGCCGAGGCCAAGGCGCGCATCGAGGCCTACATCGCCGCCGGGGTGGAGGCGGGCGCCGAGCTGGTGCTCGACGGCCGTGGCCTGACGGTGCCGGGGCGCGAGCACGGCTTCTTCGTCGGCCCGACCCTGTTCGACCACGTGTGCCCGGGCATGAAGATCTACGACGAGGAGATCTTCGGGCCGGTGCTGTGCGTGGTGCGCGTACCCACCTTCGCCGACGCGGTGGCGCTGATCAACGCGCACGCCTTCGGCAACGGCGTCGCCTGCTACACCCGCGACGGACGCACCGCGCAGGCCTTCGCCAACCGTATCCAGGTCGGCATGGTGGGCATCAACGTGCCCATCCCGGTGCCGATGGCCTGGCATTCCTTCGGCGGCTGGAAGCAGAGCCTGTTCGGCGACCACCACGCCTACGGCGAGGAGGGCGTGCGCTTCTACACGCGCTACAAGAGCATCATGCAGCGCTGGCCCGACAGCGGCTCGAAGGGGCCGGAGTTCGTGATGCCGGTGAATTGA
- a CDS encoding isovaleryl-CoA dehydrogenase yields the protein MNVPSLNFNLGETIDALRDTLQAFCAAEIAPRAAEIDRVNEFPADLWKKLGDLGVHGMTVSEEYGGTDMGYLAHIVAMEEISRASASVGLSYGAHSNLCINQIRRNGTEAQKQKYLPKLISGDHVGALAMSEPNAGSDVVSMKLRADRKGDHFVLNGAKMWITNGGDADTLVVYAKTDLAAGPKGITAFIIEKGMKGFSHGTHLDKLGMRGSNTFPLFFDDVEVPVENVLGGEANIGRGVQVLMSGLDYERAVLSGGPLGIMAACMDAVVPYMHERKQFDTPIGEFQLMQGKIADLYSTWSACRAYAYAVGQACDRIDHARTLRKDAAGVILYTAEKATWMAGEAIQALGGVGYTNEYSVGRLWRDAKLYEIGAGTSEIRRMLIGRELFSETR from the coding sequence ATGAACGTGCCCAGCCTGAACTTCAACCTCGGCGAGACCATCGACGCCCTGCGCGACACGCTGCAGGCCTTCTGCGCGGCGGAGATCGCGCCGCGTGCGGCCGAGATCGACCGTGTGAACGAGTTCCCGGCCGACCTGTGGAAGAAGCTCGGCGACCTCGGCGTGCATGGCATGACGGTGAGCGAGGAGTATGGCGGCACCGACATGGGCTATCTCGCCCACATCGTGGCGATGGAGGAGATCTCGCGCGCCTCGGCCTCGGTGGGCCTGTCCTACGGCGCGCACTCCAACCTGTGCATCAACCAGATCCGCCGCAACGGCACCGAGGCGCAGAAGCAGAAGTACCTGCCCAAGCTGATCTCGGGCGATCACGTCGGCGCGCTGGCGATGTCCGAGCCCAACGCCGGCTCGGACGTGGTGTCGATGAAGCTGCGCGCCGACCGCAAGGGTGATCATTTCGTCCTCAACGGCGCCAAGATGTGGATCACCAACGGCGGTGACGCCGATACGCTGGTGGTGTATGCCAAGACCGACCTCGCCGCCGGGCCGAAGGGCATCACCGCCTTCATCATCGAGAAGGGCATGAAGGGCTTTTCCCATGGCACCCACCTCGACAAGCTCGGCATGCGCGGCTCCAACACCTTCCCGCTGTTCTTCGACGACGTCGAGGTGCCGGTGGAGAACGTGCTCGGCGGCGAGGCCAACATCGGCCGCGGCGTGCAGGTGCTGATGAGCGGCCTGGACTACGAGCGCGCGGTGCTGTCGGGCGGCCCGCTGGGCATCATGGCGGCGTGCATGGACGCGGTCGTGCCCTACATGCACGAGCGCAAGCAGTTCGACACCCCGATCGGCGAGTTCCAGCTCATGCAGGGCAAGATCGCCGACCTGTATTCGACCTGGAGCGCCTGCCGCGCCTACGCCTACGCGGTGGGCCAGGCCTGCGACCGCATCGACCACGCCCGCACGCTGCGCAAGGACGCCGCCGGCGTGATCCTCTACACCGCCGAGAAGGCGACCTGGATGGCGGGCGAGGCGATCCAGGCCCTGGGCGGCGTGGGCTACACCAACGAGTATTCGGTGGGCCGCCTGTGGCGCGACGCCAAGCTGTACGAGATCGGCGCCGGCACCAGCGAGATCCGCCGCATGCTGATCGGCCGCGAGCTGTTCTCCGAAACCCGCTGA
- a CDS encoding acetyl-CoA C-acetyltransferase, with amino-acid sequence MSDPVVIVSVARTPLGGFQGDLASLTTPQLGAIAIKSAVERARLKPEQVEEVIMGCVLPAGVGQAPARQAALGAGLPLSAGCTTINKVCGSGMKATMLAHDLILAGTNEVMVAGGMESMSNAPYLLPKARSGYRLGHGQMFDHMFLDGLEDSYSKENKGRLMGTFAEDCAGHFNFTRSAQDEFAIASTTRAQAAINNGDFTWEVTPVTVSGRKGEVVVDKDEQPLKAQIDKIPGLKPAFRKDGTVTPANSSSISDGAAALVLMRKSTADKLGLKPVATIVGHATHAQEPAWFTTAPVGAMQKVLAKAGWSTDDVDLWEINEAFAVVTMAAMHEMKLPHDKVNVNGGACALGHPIGASGARILVTLIGALRKRGLKRGVASLCIGGGEATAMAIEVDASVACG; translated from the coding sequence ATGTCCGATCCCGTCGTCATCGTATCCGTCGCCCGCACCCCGCTGGGCGGTTTCCAGGGCGACCTCGCCAGCCTCACCACGCCGCAGCTCGGCGCCATCGCCATCAAGTCGGCGGTCGAGCGCGCGCGCCTGAAGCCCGAGCAGGTCGAAGAGGTGATCATGGGCTGCGTGCTGCCCGCCGGCGTCGGCCAGGCGCCCGCCCGCCAGGCCGCGCTCGGCGCCGGCCTGCCGCTGTCGGCCGGCTGCACCACGATCAACAAGGTGTGCGGCTCGGGCATGAAGGCCACCATGCTGGCCCACGACCTGATCCTGGCCGGCACCAACGAGGTGATGGTCGCCGGCGGCATGGAGTCCATGTCCAACGCCCCCTACCTGCTGCCCAAGGCGCGCTCGGGCTATCGCCTCGGCCATGGCCAGATGTTCGACCACATGTTCCTCGACGGCCTGGAAGACAGCTACTCGAAGGAGAACAAGGGCCGCCTGATGGGCACCTTCGCCGAGGACTGCGCCGGGCATTTCAACTTCACCCGCAGCGCGCAGGACGAGTTCGCGATCGCCTCGACCACCCGCGCCCAGGCCGCGATCAACAACGGCGACTTCACCTGGGAAGTGACCCCGGTGACCGTGTCGGGCCGCAAGGGCGAGGTCGTGGTCGACAAGGACGAGCAGCCGCTGAAGGCGCAGATCGACAAGATCCCCGGTCTCAAGCCGGCGTTCAGGAAGGACGGCACCGTCACGCCGGCCAACTCGAGCTCGATCTCGGACGGCGCCGCCGCGCTGGTGCTGATGCGCAAGTCCACCGCCGACAAGCTCGGTCTGAAGCCGGTCGCGACCATCGTCGGTCACGCCACCCATGCGCAGGAGCCGGCCTGGTTCACCACCGCCCCGGTGGGCGCGATGCAGAAGGTGCTGGCCAAGGCCGGCTGGAGCACCGACGACGTCGATCTGTGGGAGATCAACGAGGCCTTCGCGGTCGTCACCATGGCGGCGATGCACGAGATGAAGCTGCCGCACGACAAGGTCAACGTGAACGGCGGCGCCTGCGCGCTCGGCCACCCGATCGGCGCCTCGGGCGCGCGCATCCTGGTCACGCTGATCGGCGCCCTGCGCAAGCGCGGTCTCAAGCGCGGCGTGGCCAGCCTGTGCATCGGCGGCGGCGAAGCCACGGCGATGGCGATCGAGGTCGATGCCTCGGTGGCCTGCGGCTAA
- a CDS encoding type II toxin-antitoxin system RelE/ParE family toxin translates to MARLIYSARALDDLERVTDFLVDTDPAAAAVTVDLIAEAVAILARHPLIGRPAEHGLRELVISRGRTGYIALYSFETAQDCVLILAVRHQRETGYWA, encoded by the coding sequence TTGGCGCGACTGATCTATTCGGCGCGCGCGCTCGACGACCTCGAGCGCGTGACGGACTTTCTTGTCGATACTGATCCCGCTGCCGCCGCGGTAACGGTCGACCTGATCGCGGAAGCCGTGGCGATCCTCGCCCGCCACCCCTTGATCGGCCGCCCGGCCGAGCATGGTCTCCGCGAGTTGGTCATCTCGCGCGGACGAACGGGTTACATCGCCCTCTACAGTTTCGAAACCGCGCAAGACTGCGTCCTGATCCTCGCCGTGCGCCACCAGCGCGAGACGGGTTACTGGGCGTAG
- a CDS encoding acyl-CoA dehydrogenase produces the protein MILTQEQELIRDSMRAFAQERLAPFAAEWDRNHTFPREALNELAELGALGMVVPEEWGGAGMDYMSLVLTLEEIAAGDGATSTIVSVQNSLPCGIVNRFGNDAQKEAWLKPLARGEKLGCFCLTEPHVGSDASAIRTTAVRDGNEWVLNGVKQFITTGKHADVAIVFAVTDKAAGKKGITCFLVPANAPGYQVGRIEEKMGQKASDTTQILFENCRIPADSVIGAEGEGYKIALSNLEAGRIGIAAQCLGMARAALEAAVKYAQERESFGKPIFEHQAVNFRLADMATQLEAARQLVWHAASLKDAGRPCLKEASMAKLFASEMAERVCSDAIQVHGGYGYVTDFPVERIYRDVRVCQIYEGASDIQKLVIGRALAG, from the coding sequence ATGATTCTGACCCAGGAACAGGAACTCATCCGCGACTCGATGCGCGCCTTCGCGCAGGAGCGCCTGGCCCCCTTCGCCGCCGAATGGGACCGCAACCACACCTTCCCGCGCGAGGCGCTGAACGAGCTCGCCGAACTCGGCGCGCTCGGCATGGTGGTGCCCGAGGAGTGGGGCGGCGCCGGCATGGACTACATGAGCCTGGTGCTGACGCTGGAAGAAATCGCCGCCGGCGACGGCGCGACCTCGACCATCGTCAGCGTGCAGAACTCGCTGCCGTGCGGAATCGTCAACCGCTTCGGCAACGATGCGCAGAAGGAAGCCTGGCTGAAGCCGCTCGCCCGCGGCGAGAAGCTCGGCTGCTTCTGCCTGACCGAGCCGCACGTCGGCTCGGATGCGTCCGCGATCCGCACCACGGCCGTGCGCGACGGAAACGAGTGGGTCTTGAACGGCGTCAAGCAGTTCATCACCACCGGCAAGCACGCCGACGTCGCCATCGTGTTCGCGGTGACCGACAAGGCCGCCGGCAAGAAGGGCATCACCTGCTTCCTGGTGCCGGCGAACGCACCGGGCTACCAGGTCGGCCGCATCGAGGAGAAGATGGGCCAGAAGGCGTCCGACACCACCCAGATCCTGTTCGAGAACTGCCGCATCCCGGCCGACTCGGTGATCGGTGCGGAAGGCGAAGGCTACAAGATCGCGCTCTCCAACCTCGAGGCCGGCCGCATCGGCATCGCCGCGCAGTGCCTGGGCATGGCGCGCGCTGCGCTGGAAGCGGCGGTCAAGTACGCGCAGGAGCGCGAGAGCTTCGGCAAGCCGATCTTCGAGCACCAGGCGGTCAACTTCCGCCTCGCCGACATGGCGACGCAACTGGAAGCCGCGCGCCAGCTCGTGTGGCACGCCGCCAGCCTCAAGGACGCCGGCCGCCCCTGCCTCAAGGAGGCCTCGATGGCCAAGCTGTTCGCCTCCGAGATGGCCGAGCGCGTGTGCTCGGACGCGATCCAGGTGCACGGCGGCTACGGCTACGTCACCGACTTCCCGGTCGAGCGCATCTACCGCGACGTGCGCGTGTGCCAGATCTACGAAGGCGCGAGCGACATCCAGAAGCTGGTGATCGGGCGCGCGCTGGCGGGCTGA
- a CDS encoding AraC family transcriptional regulator, translating to MKILAPSPAELSRGRAATPIAFIRAIVTGYRRRGMDPASALAQAQIPPALLDDPAARVTAAQMELMSGVAMQELDDEALGWLSRRLPWGSYGMLCRASITSPTLEVALKRWCRHHRLLTEDIVFELTQRGGMATIRVTEHAALGELREFCLVSTLRYLLGYACWLVDSRIALTEAAFPFPAPAHADAYAYLFAGPARFSAEAASIAFDARYLALPVRRDEKALQSMLQRALPLTVLQYRRDRLLVHSVAQLLSAKPAAAHTAEDVAAQLNTSVRTLHRQLKEEGVSLQQLKNEARREHATRLLLQTRKPVKQVAAAVGFDSEKSFARAFREWTGVAPSAFRSSTAGADAQPADGWTAARSGRRPDVLA from the coding sequence ATGAAGATCCTCGCCCCCTCGCCCGCCGAACTCTCCCGTGGCCGCGCCGCCACGCCGATCGCCTTCATCCGCGCGATCGTCACCGGGTATCGCCGCCGGGGCATGGATCCGGCCAGCGCGCTCGCCCAGGCGCAGATCCCGCCGGCGCTCCTCGACGACCCCGCGGCACGCGTCACCGCGGCGCAGATGGAGCTGATGTCGGGGGTGGCGATGCAGGAACTCGACGACGAGGCGCTGGGCTGGCTCTCGCGCCGCCTGCCCTGGGGCAGCTACGGCATGCTGTGCCGCGCCTCGATCACCTCGCCGACGCTGGAGGTGGCGCTCAAGCGCTGGTGCCGCCACCACCGCCTGCTGACCGAGGACATCGTCTTCGAGCTGACGCAACGCGGCGGCATGGCCACGATCCGCGTCACCGAGCACGCCGCGCTTGGCGAGCTGCGCGAGTTCTGCCTGGTCAGCACGCTGCGCTACCTGCTCGGCTACGCCTGCTGGCTGGTCGATTCGCGCATCGCGCTCACCGAGGCCGCCTTCCCCTTCCCGGCGCCGGCCCACGCCGACGCCTACGCCTACCTGTTCGCCGGTCCGGCGCGCTTCTCCGCTGAGGCCGCCAGCATCGCCTTCGACGCGCGCTACCTGGCGCTGCCGGTGCGCCGCGACGAGAAGGCCCTGCAGTCCATGCTGCAGCGCGCACTGCCGCTCACCGTGCTGCAGTACCGCCGCGACCGCCTGCTGGTGCACAGCGTCGCCCAGCTGCTCTCCGCCAAGCCCGCCGCCGCGCACACCGCGGAGGACGTCGCCGCCCAGCTCAACACCTCGGTGCGTACCCTGCACCGACAGCTCAAGGAAGAAGGCGTGTCACTGCAGCAACTCAAGAACGAGGCGCGGCGCGAGCATGCGACCCGGCTGCTGCTGCAAACCCGGAAACCGGTGAAGCAGGTCGCGGCCGCGGTCGGTTTCGACAGCGAGAAGAGCTTCGCGCGCGCGTTCCGGGAATGGACGGGGGTGGCGCCGAGCGCGTTCAGGTCGAGTACTGCCGGCGCAGACGCGCAACCGGCGGACGGCTGGACGGCAGCACGGAGCGGACGCCGCCCCGACGTCCTCGCGTAG
- a CDS encoding CopG family transcriptional regulator, translated as MTTTSLKLPDALRQRAAEAAQRQGISPHAFMVQAIEQAATLAEARAGFVAEALGAREQMLATGEGYDAADVHAWLKARATDRQAARPQAKPWRD; from the coding sequence ATGACGACAACCTCGCTGAAGCTCCCCGACGCGCTGAGGCAGCGTGCCGCGGAAGCCGCCCAACGACAGGGCATTTCGCCGCACGCCTTCATGGTGCAGGCCATCGAGCAGGCCGCGACCCTGGCGGAAGCACGCGCAGGCTTTGTCGCCGAAGCGCTCGGCGCTCGCGAGCAAATGCTGGCCACCGGCGAAGGCTACGACGCCGCCGACGTGCATGCCTGGCTCAAGGCGCGCGCCACCGACCGACAGGCTGCAAGACCGCAGGCCAAGCCTTGGCGCGACTGA